The following DNA comes from Capsicum annuum cultivar UCD-10X-F1 unplaced genomic scaffold, UCD10Xv1.1 ctg3868, whole genome shotgun sequence.
TGAAGACGCCATCGTGAGTGAAAGTGTTAAAAGAGGACCGGATGGACCTAAAATTACATGGAGGAAGTTTTCTCGAAAAACCTACAAATCCGTAGAATCTAAGTTGCGTGGACTCTTTACTTTTGATGCCGCACctgtgtcggattctccaaatatacactacttttggagaatccggCACGCACCCactaacatttttgaagagtccgagcaacatagcttagAATCAATGCTGGCATAGCTAGAGATGGGACAAAATGGgaaaattacatgattttgttgtAGTAACTGTTCTTTATTCGGAATGCTTTGTCATGCACTCTATAGTATTTTGTTGCGATTTCTTCAGTTCcgattgtttcttttttttttttatatgcttTTCCTCGAGCCAAGTATCTATTGGAAtcaacctctctacctcccaaggtagggtaaggtctacgtacactctacctCTCTCCACACCCAACTCGTGGCATTAGACTGAGTATGTTGTTATATGTCAACttaatttctcacttttattttgtTTGGTATGATAACGATATGAGTTAAACTTAAACGAAGCAGTGTAGATTCATATAGTCGACCCCAACTTGTTTGGGACTGAGGTATGATGGATTTCTTCTATTATCTCACAGATCTGACGTCTTCAGTTTCGGTGTGATCCTATGGGAACTAATGACTGAATCTATTCCATGGAACAACCTTAACTCTTTACAGGTAAAATTCTCCTTACCTCGATGCCGTTTGCAAGTTGTCTCACTAAAGCAATTTTCGAACTGCTTTGTAATGCTTTGTTTTGAggcgagggtctatcggaaacaacctctctacctcccaagGTAGGATAAGGCTTGCgtactatgttgctcggactcttccaAAATGTCGATGGGTGCGTGTCAGATTCGCCAAAACTAGTGTttttttggagaatctgacacgggtgcggcatcaaaagtgaagagtctgcGCAACTTAGCTTGGGTACATACTACCCTCCTCAGAACCCCACTTGTAGGATTAcgttggatatgttgttgttatcatGCGGAAGCGATGAACTTAACTTTTCTCTTTAAAGGTTGTCGGAGTTGTTGGATTTATGGATCGTAGATTGGAAATTCCAGAAAATCTTGATACTCGAGTTTCTGCAATCATCCTCGATTGCTGGAAAAGGTGTTCTTTTCcccctcttttatttcatttgatGTTCTCATCGAATGTATGCAAAATGAACTCGAAACTAAACTTCGTTTTCTTCTCTTGATACAAACAGCAATCCAGCACTCCGTCCATCGTTCCAAGACATAATCCAAAGGACGACAGACATAATGCTCTCGTTTACAGGATTAACGACAGCTAGGAAGAACACGGGGACATAATATCAATACACGAATCGACAGGTTTACCTTTAAAGGCATATATGTTGGAATTCTTAGTCTTTTAGAATATATATAGTGAGTAGCCAAGTTTCGCTGGAAAATTACACTGTGTAGATATGTTAAATCTTCATGTTTCGTTGGAAAAGTACAATGTAAACGCTTTTTGATGTATGTATAGATTCCCCTTCGCTTCTTCGTGCATTTAAGTCTTTACGtttttgactttcttttaagTGAAAATTCTGATTCCGTCATTGTACGCAGCAAGTTATATGTTAGTAAACTTGACCATTTCATGAGCCATGCAGGTTGAGAATCTTTTGGTAGGGAGCATTTTACTTCTTTGGTGGGCCTAACTCACATGAACCTTGACGTGAAATTTTCGCCCGTTCTTTTTTTGAACCTCCTTAGTGAAAATTCTAATACTGCCGCTATGCCCACCCCCCCACCCCATAATCCCCACCCCCATCCCCCTACCCAAAAATTTGTTGATCATAAATCAGGTCAAACGTGAAATTTTCGCCCGTTCTTTTTTTGAACCTCCTTATTGAAAATCCTAATACTGCCGCTATGCCCAACCCCACCACCCCATAACCCCCAACCCCATTCCCCCACCCAAAAACTTGTTAATCATAAATCAAGTCAGACGTGAAATTTTCGTCCGTTCTTTTTTTTAACCTCCTTAGTGAAAATCCTAATACTGCCGCTATGCCCACCCCCACTACCCCAtaaacccccaccccaccccctacccAAAAACTTGTTGATCATAAATCAGGTCAGCAAAAAACATTCCTGATTGTGAAATTCATGTAGAAGATTTGTTATTTGAAAAGGGAACACGAGTGTCAAATAGCTAAAAGCCATTTTTGTTGACTAGCTATGACCCTCATTATAAAAATGAGTTTTAACTTATAGTCCgtccgtctcaaattatccgtcgtaattcaaaaaaatagttaaaaaataataattttaaagtaattGATAAAGTTGTCGGCATGTGATCAGGAAGTAATGGATTCAAGTCGTAGAAATATGAAGATTGCATATAGTGGTTTCTTGTGTTTGGCCCTTCTCCAAACTGTGTCATGACGAAAATTTTAATGCATTCGactgtattattttatttataaaaattctcaaaatacttattactttaaaatttttatgtttttttttattcttattactACCTCTGTCCCATTATATGTATCGCCATTTAACTGGACATAGAAATAAATAGTGATAAAATTGATGTTTTCTTAAATGATATGTAAAGGGAAACACGATaataattggagaagaaaaaaatatataatattacaAATATTTACATCGTTATGATAGCTTTATcgaacgtaatttatttattgtagCAGGTAAttcgttttattttttaatatataagaaGACAATGAatgccatgaatataaattacaCAATAATTTACTATTTCTCTATCACTGGTTGGTGTTCATTAATTAGTATAGAAAATTAGGagaattgaaacaaaaaaaagtcaacaaaaatcTAATAAGACaatttagaaaatatcaacattttTTTAATGAAGAGGAGCGTCGGAGCAACGATAAAATTTTCTTTCGTGTAATTTATTGATcatgaaaattgtaaaattaatcactaatacTTGTATTAGAGTGGGTTATCTACATCAGACTAACAAAAAGAAGTTGGCAAAAGTCTAATAAGACAATTATAAAAATATCGACATTTATTTAATGAAGAGGAGCGTTGGAGCAGCGATAAAGTTATCTTCATATAGTTTATTGATCACGAGGATCGTATAATCAATCACTAATTCTTGCATTAGAATAGGTTGTCTTTATCAGACTATTCATTATTCTGTTGATAGTCGTATTATTCAATTACCCGTTGTTTGATCCATTGCAAAAATatactctctttattttattttagttgtcaTTTCTGCTTTTCAGATCAATATGACTAATTTTCGAAGCTAAATAGGATTAAAtcaatataatattataaaactaaatttatatattcaaaaactatactacaagttataattttttccatgtgaatataatgaaaatatatattttaaaatgtaatttGACTCTTGcaaagtaaaacataaaaaataataaaaaatagaaatactccTATCGAATAtagtttttatatcatttattttttctaagtttggTATTAAAATAATGTTCACTTATCACTAATTTGTTCACATTAAAAATCTTTCAACAGTTGGAATAATATATTTCTATTTTGGTCAGATTATATTCTAGTCTTTTTGTCCATTTTGATGTaaacatttttgttgtttttctcatGTTACTTCTTATTTCCATtctatgaatatatatttttttactgaAATAATTGAATGAATGTTGAAAACTTTGATttagatcatcacattctttttGCAAAGCTTGAACCCGTAACCCTCAAGttagatgaaaataattttacgAATACCCCAAAACTCCCTTTCGTTCACATCAATATATACctccgaaatcgtgggctataacacctATCGATTAAGTCCGAAACAGTCTGTTCGCGCCATTTCGACCGTTTGACCAACCATATGGCTCCGCCAACCCCGTCGACCTACACTCACCCGCTCCTTAGCCAGCCAAGAGCCGCCGGTCGATTTTCGGTCCAAAACTCCaccgaacctcgagcccaccccaaaaccatgggttaacacccaccgatttggtccaaaaaagatccattcgcgccgttttgctcgtttgaccaaccaGATGCCCTGCCAACCCATACTCACCCGCTCATCAGCTAGTCGGAGGGGGGGGGGGCGTCGTTCGATTTTCGGCCCAAAACTCCGCTGAGCCTCGAGCCCatcccaaaactgtgggctaacacccaccAATTTGGTTCGAAAAAGATCCATTCACGCGTTTCGctcatttgaccaaccaaatgccCTGCCGACCCACACTCACCTGCTCCTCAGCCAGCCGGGGGGGCGTCGTTCGATTTTCAGCCCAAAACTCCGCTGGGCCTCaagcccacccccagaactgtgggctaacactcaccgatttggcctgaaaaatggttcgttcgcaccgtttcgcctgtttgaacATCCGGATGGCCCCGCCGACCCCTCGTAATATCCTTCCTTATTTCCCCTCCCCcactcccaccccacccccattttttaataaaaatttaaataaaataactagaAAAAGAACTTGGTgatccaaagaagaagaagtcaataatatataatccataaatatatatatattctcccAATAATATCCTATAAGATAGCACATTACATTTGACTTGCTCCAAACTTTTCACAATTTTTCCTTCCTCTTTCCTTTGTTTCATactcactttatttttcttttcaactactttctctacttctcacttttttttttcttataatataacAAAACAAATGCTATTTTTCTAATCTCATACAACAATATGGGCAAAGCATCCAAATGGTTCAAAGCACTTCTTGGcttcaagaaaaataatgacTCTATTCTTTCTTCTAAAAACAAATGGAGTGATGTTAAATCCTATAGAGATACAGATCACAACTATTATGATGTGTCCATGTTGGTTCATCGTAAAATCGACGTTGAAGTGGACCCCACATATTGCGTGGACGTCCACTCCAACGTCGTATCGACTAGTAGTGTCCGTATAGTGAAGATATGGAACGGTGAAGAACGGGCTGCTATAGTGATACAATCATATTTTCGAGCTTATCTGGTTAGTTACATATTACTCCTTTCAATTTGTTTCATTTTACGTGAAGATATCTATTGACTACACGAAATATAGGAAATTGTTTTTTCAATCACTACTATTATTTTGTGTACGTGTTGGTTCATGGTAAAATCGATGTTGGAGTGGACCCCACAAATTGCGTGGACATTCACTCTAACGTCGTATCGATTAGTAGTGTCCGTATAGTTGCGCCCGTGAGGATGTGGAACGTTGAAGAACAGGCTACTATAGTGATACAATCATATTTTCGAGCTTATTTGAATTAGTTACATACTCTTTTCGATCTGTTTCATTTTACATGAAGGTAGTTGTTTTTGTGATCACCACTATGATGACAACCTTGATGATGAGTCACACTACTATTATAGTGTGTATGCAAAGGCGGATTCAGGATTCAGAGTCTTCGGGTGCCAAGTAGACTCATTGATTAAATTAATCGAAAACTCCAAATCGTAAATTCGAGCCAATTTATGGACAAGAGGTTCATTGAATCTCCTTCGACGAAAAACAAtgctatttatacatgattaaagaaaattatatttatatagtaaATACTAAACTCGAGAAAGCAAGAAATTTTTTAGAGTTACACTATAGTAATTGATTAAACTTACTAAAAAGGCAGGTTGTCAGCAAATTTTGAACCTGGGCCTATTGGGTGAAATTAACAGCCTTGTGCCACTTGAACAACAGGCCACTTTGGTTGTTTGGGTGGCaagtttgttttatatatatacactttataTATAGAGTTTCCGTTGAAGTTTGAGGGTGACGTGCCACCCCGAGAACCCTTAATAGATTCGCCCCTTTGTGTACGTGTTGGTTCGTGGTAAAAACGACGTTTGAGTGGACCCCACAAATTGCATGGACGTCCACTCCAACGTCGTATCCACTAGTACTGTTCGTATAGTTGCGTTCGATGAAATAATTGAGCTGCATGCAAATTAATCGGTGCAATTTTTTATGTATGGGAATGCATGGGTTGTTGGTGTGGGTGGGTGGGTGATTATCACATGCATTgtcaaatatttatattaaaaagaatAGTAGACTATTTTGGACCAATGTGGACCAGAATatctaaaactagaaaatatttgTGGTCCTAATTAATGTACTTCAAAATTCTATGTAGTTTGTCTAATATAATGTCAATACATTCACACTATGTAcatcttttttcacttttaaattacctcaaaaattaattaaaaattcataatatcattCACTTTCGGTTCTGAGGTTGTGAGTCCGAGTCACTAAGGGAGAAAATAGTAGAATTTCATAGGGAGGGGTAAAAAAAAGGGCTACTCCATTCTATCGTAATTTATacgattcaattttttttttagtcaaAAAAAGAATGATacatttctatatttagtaacaATTTGACATTAAAATGCTTATTTCACTCTTACGGACTTGATTTATAGTCACATAAACATCCATCACTTCCTTTAAACCAAAAATTACAAAAGTTTTTCGTTCATTCTTAAATTTCATGGTGAGTCAAACTAACTCGTATTAATTGAAACAGAGAGAGTAGAATCCTATTTTCATCGAACACgatttcttataaaaatataaaataaagttgtATATAACGAAAACAGTTTCTTATAtatagaaatacaaaataaaaatgtgtATAATAAAGACCTAATATGGTGGGAgctattatattaaattttacgtaTAACAAGAACTTAATGCATAAAATTGTCTGTCTGTCTGTAGAACTTATTGAGAGCATATTCAAAACTTGATTTGTTGTAGTAAGCAAGGTATTAAATAGTACTACTTTTCACTTCTCATTATATTTATGAATTACTATCACAATcacaatttttaattcattttttttgtgtgtgtgaattCACCGACTCTAGTTTCTGAATTCGTCTCTGCACCATCAGGTTGCAAAAAAGGAATGACACTTGATcgtaaatttgtactaattttccatttatttttttttttttttaatgtaaatttGAAGTCAAGAAGAGCGTTACGCGCATTAAAGGGACTTGTGAAGCTTCAAGCTCTAGTACGCGGTCACATCGTGAGGAAACAAACCGCGGAGATGCTCAGGCGTATGCAAGCGCTGATAAGAGCTCAGTCGAGAGCTGTTGCAGGGCGATCTCATGTTTTTCAATCCCCTCCTTTTACCGCGAAATCTACTCAATTTCTTCATCATGTAAGTAACGTATCACCTAAATAAGTATTActataatcattttttttttttcgtatcgTTCATTTTGAATCGTGATATATAGGGCCCTATAACCCCCGATAACTTCGAGCAAATTATTCGTGCAAGGAATATGAAGAATTATCAAATGTTTATGCTCAAGGTATCGTTGACGAAATCATCTCGTATTTGATTCAGACCTTTTTATCATAAGTATTTTGACACGTGGAATTCACCTAATCCACACTATAAAATCAAGGGAAAGTACAAAAGACGATTTACTAACAGCAAAGGTATATGAATGACCCGAAAGTACAGTAGAGAGGATAAAATTAAGATATTTCGTATAGCGGAAAGGTAGATTTATACATTTACCCCCTAACTAACATAAAATGTTGTTAATGCAGGCAAATGTCAATGTCAAACATAGAAATTTATTTCATTCTTCTGAACTTAGCTATGATGAACTTCAATCAACAGCATCATCGGGATGCGCTCGATCAAGAACAGTACCATTTACGCCAACTAAGGGTACGCGAAGCTACATGAGTAGTGATCCGAATTACATGTATTACACTGAGTCATCTAAGGCAAAAGCGCGATCGCTGAGTGCACCAAAACTAAGGGCTCAGAATGATAAGAGATACTCAAGCAAAGGCGATTGTTCGAGTTCTGGTAGATTAGACAGGATTGGAGTACCTGTTAGGGGCCATTCGGAAGAATTTAATCGCGATTTGTGTCACATATATTGAGATGATTGATCAAGTTTGAGTTTCGAATTGTTTCATCATGCTAACACATTTATGTATAATGTATGTATCTTGCTTTGAATGTTTAATGCATAATGACTCAACTTATGTGAAGAGGAGTCTTttagtaactgataaagttgttatCACGTCACGGGTTCAaaccttgaaaacagcctctggtagaaatgcaaggtaaggttgcgtacaatacaccttatggtggggcccttaCGCAATATACCTTTGTAGTGGGGCCCTTCCTTGGATgccgggttcaagccttggaaacagcctctgacagaaatgcaaggtaagactgcgtacagtACACCTTTATAGTGAGGCCCTTACGCAATACACCCTTGTAGTGGGGCCCTTCTCCGGATGCCTTGAAAACAGcttctggcagaaatgcaaggtaaggctgcgtacaatgcATGTGTGgatcatgatttttatatatgGAAAAGGACATACTATGTCTATAATAGTCTAAGTTATATTGATAGTATCAATAATCTTTATATTCTCATTATATAACTTAAAATCTTTCATTATATATACATAAGTCCTATATATTGCTCGAACTCCCTAAAAATGTTACTATACTTATGTTATATTCTCTAAAAAtagactaattttaaaaaatataacacgCAATCCACATTTTTAAAGAATTCGAGGGACATTTGCATGGGAGTAAAGCATCTGGTATCTCCGAATTTTGACCAAATTTGTTATGATACACTCCGATTACCCCTCGAAccaaattttagtgtatttttgtcattctttttagTTGACGTGAAACTTTTTGTCAATCTTATTaactgacgtgacacctttagcGTGGGTTCCATTTTATGTAACAGAAGTGTCGCGTCAGCACACAAGGGTGACAGAAATTTGCTGAAATTGAGTTCGgagggataataggacccctgtgaaatTGGAGTGTATCGCagcaactttggtcatagttcggaAGTACTGGATGATTATCTCATTGCATGGAGAAGAACATTCCAcataataaatattgattttttttctttaccataTATAATATCAATCCAAATTAATGAAGAAGATCTAGATAATAGTGACTTATTAATAGAAAAACATTATAAATGTAGTAGTTGTGGCAGATGAAAAATTGCCTTTGTATTTATCTTAAATATTCATTAAATATAtagttattattaattaaaactcaataacttaaattattaaaattatataaagtcTATAGGTTGCAAATTACTTTTCCTACATATATATTAATTCTTGAATACTCTTAAAGAAACTTCTGTCTTCGTTACTACGTGATAAAGGGTGGAGATTCGAGGTGAGGAGGAGATCGATATATAGAATCAGTGTAAAATGTcacttataacaacaacaacagcatacccaGTATCAGCGGCgaaatcaaaattttcactaagggTTCATAAATAAACGTACGAACtaaccgaagggggttcaacatctattatatatacataaaaaaataattttaaccctGTATATATAGCGTAATTTTTCGCTGTAGGGGGTTCGATGAATCCCTTACCAGAAGAGTAGCTCCACCCTTGCTCAGTATACTCCCACAAAGACAGATCATGGGAGGTAAAGTGTACGGCACGCAGTTCATACCAGTACCTCGGAGGTGAGgtagaaaggttatttccgaAAGATCCAGTATATTACTACACCCACATATATGGACGGTAATATTATAAAGTTTTTAAATTAAATGAACatgtaaataattaaagaaaatggaAGCAAATAGGTTTCGTGGTGTAGCTGGTTATCACGTCAGTCTAACACACTGAAGGTCTCCGGTTCGAGTCCGGGCGAAGCCAATTATTCACTTCTTTTGTTGTCTTGTTTCCCCTCCGGTGATCAATGTAGCGATTCATCTTTTTCCGGTCTTGTTTTCGCTGTAGCGATTCAGTTTTTTATCGTCATGTTTCCCTTTCCCCTCTGGTGTTCGCTGTAGCGATTCAGTTTTTTATCGTCATGTTTCCCCTCCGATGTTCGATATAGCGATTCAGTTTTTTTGTTGTTTCCCCTCTGGTGTTCGATGTAGCGATTCAGTTTTTTTGTCGTCTTGTTTTCCTCCGGTGTTCGATGTAACGATTTAGTTTTTTTGTCGTCTTGTTTCCCTCTGGTGTTTGATATAGCTGGTGATATCACTTTATGTCCCAACTAATCAGGGTTCGCGTCTTATAAAGGGGAAGTGTTTCCTATTAGGATTGTTTTAATTcccattaattaatttaatttattgactCGTATACACATGTCAACAGCAACATATCCAATGTAGGCATCTAGACAGAGGGCACATGTGGACCATGAGCGCGCCATCAGACTCTAAGATGGCGCGTTTATGCCATGCAATTTCATGCATGACTAGTATTTTGGCACCAAAGAGTGGCAACATAACGTTGAATGGCTCTTATTGGCGATACGCTTCTCGTCCTCGATCTTTACCTCCCAACgaaggggtaaggtctgcgtatactCTATCCTCTTATTGGCTATTAGTGTAGTTTGATACTAAACACTAGGTGAAGTACCATCTTTATCACAATTTTCATCTATATAGTATCTAACTTAAAATCTTTTCTGGAGATATCCATTTTCCCAGAGAGACAGATAAAATATCCAGACATACCGGCGTTTTGATACCATCAGGAACAGGAAAAAGAAATTCCAAGGaatccaaaaaagtgaaaaattgggTCGATCAGAAACAGactctctatctcacctctgagaTACTGGTACGGTTtgtgtacacttaccctccctcgaacccactttatgggaatatactgggttagTTGTTGTCGTTATTGCTGCTGCTTTCTTTAGTTATCTTCTGAGCTGATGGTCGATCGGAAACCTCTTTAccactttttcaaaatattttgtcaTGCGTTCTTTAGTATCCGAGCCGGAAGTCTATCGAAAACActctctatctcacatctgaggtactggtatggtctgcatacacttaccctccctcgaccccactttgtggaaatataCCGAGTTAGTTGTTGTAGCTTTCTTTAGTATCTGCTTTGATGATCTGAAGGTCTATCGGAAACCTCTTTACCTCCCAAAATAAGGCTCTCCTCAGACTCCACTTGTACTCAAGAGAAAGAGCTTTTTTTATAGATGTTGAGGTGAGTAAGGGGGGGTCAGTCACAACAAGTGGTTGAAGCgtaattgattgattgattgatcgATAATATGTTACATCGAATGTATAAACATAAAACACTTCCTAGACAGTAAACAAAGCTCCTAACTCATCGATATCCAGGTCTAAACACTAAATCGATACCATTTCACGATAAACTCATTTCTTTTCTCCGCTTCTGCGCATTCAGTTTCAACGCCTTACCATCCGTTTGCTGCCTCCGCGGAATGACTGGTCGCTTTCTTCATATCATTTGTTATTATGTTTCGATTGGTTATTCGACTTTGTTTGTACAGGATTGAATTGCAGACTTCATTTCCTCTTTACTCAATGACGTTTCAACTATCACCTGCCCAGGACAAATAACAGtataagaaaaacataaaaacgACAAACAAAAAGCGATACCACACCAATAGTAATGCGGTATACAATCTATCCAGAAATCCCAAACATCACCGAAACACCACGAGCAAGGAACTACAGGACAGACGCATAACACCACGACGACATGCGTAGAAGCAAACAAAGCACACCTTCCTACTAGCCAGGAcgcactcctacccactaaccctctatgCTAATCCGCTCGCTCCACACCTTCCTAAATGGTACTTAGTACTGAGGCGGAATACATCGACAACTCCTTAAATTTTTCTACGTAATAGGCGCTTGAGAGTATACGCAGAAACTTTTCCAAAACTTGAACAGAAGTCTCTAACAGGACCACTTATTAGGTGCTCATTCGGAACAGACAGTAGTTTGAGTATCTAAAATAAGACTCACTGGTAAGTTTAAAAGGTTGTTGGTGTATTCCGCGTGGTACTGAAGTTACGAGTTGGAAAACGTGCGACGACATGACAAAATGAAGTCTTCAAATGGGCAAGTTACAGCCACGTATAGGTAAAAGATAGCGTTGAGCTCGTTACAGACATTATAATTAGCATTGAGTGGTCTGAGTTTTCGACATTCCAAAGATCTTACATGGATGATAGCGTTTGTGTGGACCTTCTTACTTAATCAGTTTCCACATCGACCACAACCAACACGACCAGGAATTTGTACTTTAAATTCGCTGAGAAGCTCATGAGAATCGAGCTCGACTACAGCTCAATATAACCTCTTATAACGGTAGGTTTTCAAAGAGAATCTGATTGACCTCTTTTCCTTCGTTCTTTCTCTCTCCTCTCTTTTCCTCGTCAATTGATATGAACAGGAAAATTAAACATTTTAGTCACAATTTCACGACACGGCTTTCAAAACTGCAAATTTACCCTTATTTTGCAGAAGGAGAACTGATAAATACAGTCGTAATCTAACATTATAGCAAAATAAGGACGACTTTGAAATTTTACCTCTTGTACTCTATTTCCTGACCGAGCAAGTAACTTGTACTGATTCTCAAACATGGACGCCATATAAACCTGATAGAAAATCAATGATTAAAATCTTCCGAGAAACAATAAAGCCGGCAATGCACGGTTGAATTCACCATTTTTTATATGCTTTGAGTGAACCAATCAACCTAATACATTGCTGTAAGTATTGCGCCTAAAAAGTTGCAATAAAGAATGTTATGCGGAAAGAGGCTTTATCTCATTCTAGTCAAACAAAACGAGGTAGAAATTGTTTCGAGCCCTCAGCGTTAACGGGTACGAAATTGGTTCTTCTATTACTGGATGAGTAAACATCCACCGTAAGAAAGGAACTGAAGCATTTTCACTCTCATAATTAACAAATGCACACTAGCAATTTTGTGTAAGACACACCGACTTGACTGGGGATGACCATCGGTCAAATTAATCAAAATCAAGATACCACGAAAATAGAACTGCTGCCCGCAACTACTAAATAAATGCCTGCAAATTGTTCTCGATTGTTTGGCAGCAAGTGAACTAGTCAATTTTTTTAGTTTCCGTATCTTTCGGCTACATTGCTTATGTTTTATGTAAGGTGATACCTGAAATGTTGGAGCCAAACCAGGGCTCAAGAAGTACCGCCCTTTTGACACCGAGGAGATACCCTTGAACTGCTGTAATTCTTTGATAAGTGATTCCACGTCGGGCCACTGCACAACATTGCATGAAAATTCTACTATCAGCTATTGACAAATGCAAAAGTATGTTACCATCAAAAGTCATATTCAGTAATGATTTCATATTTTTGTACTTCAAGAAAACGCGTACTTGTctcaagattttgaattttttgaacatatCTAGAAGACGCTAATATACAGCAGTACATTCAAGCTACAATGCTCGGCCTGTTCAAAATGCCAACTGGTGCGAGCCAGATCCTCCAAAAGCTGTGCATATTTGACTAAGTTGCGAGGACTCATCATTTTCGATGCCGCATccgtgtcggattcttcaaaaatacactaatattggcgaatccgacacgcacccattgacatttttgacgAGTCTGAGCAACATT
Coding sequences within:
- the LOC107856488 gene encoding protein IQ-DOMAIN 24 isoform X2; its protein translation is MGKASKWFKALLGFKKNNDSILSSKNKWSDVKSYRDTDHNYYDVSMLVHRKIDVEVDPTYCVDVHSNVVSTSSVRIVKIWNGEERAAIVIQSYFRAYLSRRALRALKGLVKLQALVRGHIVRKQTAEMLRRMQALIRAQSRAVAGRSHVFQSPPFTAKSTQFLHHANVNVKHRNLFHSSELSYDELQSTASSGCARSRTVPFTPTKGTRSYMSSDPNYMYYTESSKAKARSLSAPKLRAQNDKRYSSKGDCSSSGRLDRIGVPVRGHSEEFNRDLCHIY
- the LOC107856488 gene encoding protein IQ-DOMAIN 24 isoform X1; amino-acid sequence: MGKASKWFKALLGFKKNNDSILSSKNKWSDVKSYRDTDHNYYDVSMLVHRKIDVEVDPTYCVDVHSNVVSTSSVRIVKIWNGEERAAIVIQSYFRAYLSRRALRALKGLVKLQALVRGHIVRKQTAEMLRRMQALIRAQSRAVAGRSHVFQSPPFTAKSTQFLHHGPITPDNFEQIIRARNMKNYQMFMLKANVNVKHRNLFHSSELSYDELQSTASSGCARSRTVPFTPTKGTRSYMSSDPNYMYYTESSKAKARSLSAPKLRAQNDKRYSSKGDCSSSGRLDRIGVPVRGHSEEFNRDLCHIY